Genomic segment of Longimicrobium sp.:
AAGTCGGCCAGGAACTCGCTGCGGTCCACCGCCGCGAACACGTACGTCCGCCCGAACGTTGCCGCCGGGCCGCCGTCGAAGGTGGCCACGTACTGGCGCGTGGAGGTGTAGCGCAGGTAGTTGGGCTCCACGGAGAGCTGCCAGCGCGGCGCGGGGCGCACGGAGAGGCGCCCGCTCAGCCGGTAGGTGACGGCGCGCTGGTCGTTCATCCCGTAGTAGACGCGGCCGCGCCACTGCAGCCGCGCCGCCGCGCTGTTCTGCAGCAGCCCGATCATCGCCCACGACCCCGGCGCCCCGGCCAGCGGCCCGCCGCGGGTGAGCGTCTGGCTCTGCACGGGAAAGGTGCGGAAGGCGGTGAAGGTGGTGCGCCAGAAGTTCTTCAGTGTCGCCTCGGCGTCGAACCACAGCTCCCCGTCCGTCATCACCCCGCCGCCGTTCCACTGGGCCACGGGGGTCACGTAGGTGGCCCAGCGGCGGAAGGGCCCGCGCGGCGTGGTCTCGCGGTAGCGCAGCTCGCCGTACACCTGGCGGAAGTCGGCGGAGGATTGCGACCCCGCGTCGTTCAGCTCGAAGCCGGCCGAGCGCAGGTCGCCGGCCACGGTCCACAGCCAGTGGCGGCCGCTGATCTTCTGCGCGGCCAGCGAGGCGGTGTAGCCGGAAAGCGTGGTGAGCGAGGGATCGTAGGTGACGTAGTCGGCGTCCGGGCGCTGGAGGTAGCGCGCGCTGGAGCGCTGGATGCGCAGGATGGCCAGCGAATCGCCCGCCACGTGGCTGAAGCCCAGCGCGCCGGTCACCTCGTACGTCCCCCCGCCCAGCCGCAGGTCCCAGTCCGCCGCGCCGGTGAGCGCGTCGCGGTCCAGCCGCGCCGCCAGCGGCGACCCGTCGCCGATGCCCCGGTGCACGCCGGTGAGGATGACGCCCGCCGTCGACCCCGTTTTCCCCAGCTCCTGCTGCAGCCGGACCACGCCGTAGCCCGTCGGCGGCTCGACTTCGACGCGCCCGAACTCCCCCGTCTCCGCGTCGAAGGTGCGCGCCCGCTCGCGCGCCGTGACCGCGCCCAGCACGCCGACGGAGAGGCCGCTGGGGAGGCGGCCGGTAAGCTTCGCCGCGCCCAGGATGGTGCTGTTGGAGGGACGATCGACGAAATCGCCGTCGGCCAGCCCGTGTGGCGCCGCGCCGATGCGGCGCGAGTAGAAGTATCCCGCGCCGCCGCCGGAAAGAAGGCCGCTTCCCTCGGTGAAGAAGGGCCGCTTCTCGGAGAAGAAGGTTTCGAAGGCGGAAAGGTTCACCTCCGCCGGATCCGCCTCCACCTGCCCGAAGTCGGGGTTCACGGTGGCGTCCAGCGTCAGGTTGGGCCCCAGCCCCAGCTTCAGGTCGGCGCCGGCGCGCACCGTCTCCTCGCGCGGCGAGTGGAAGGGGTCGGCCGCGTCCACGCCCTGGCTGAACGACGCGCCGGTGGCCACGTACGGCGACAGCTCCACCCGCCGCCCGGGGCGCACCCCCGCGATCCCGTCCAGCTCCCCGAAGCGCGACGCCCACGCGGAGACGGACTTGGGGACGACGATCCAGTAGTCGTCCTCCTCCTTCTGCGGCATCCACCGCCGCACGTTCAGCCCCCACGCCTGCGCGTCGCCCGGGTTGAAGCGCAGCTGCGAGAGGGGGATGCGCATCTCCGCCGTCCACCCGGCGCTGTCGCGCGCCACCCGCGCCTCCCACACGGGGTCGAACTGCGTGTCGCCGTCGTCGCTGTCGCGGGGGTGATACAGGTCGGTGCGCGTTCCGGCGGCGGTCACGCCGAAGGTGTAGGCGGTGCGGCGGTCGTGGTAGGTGTCCAGGGAAATGGCGATGAACTCGGCCGCGTCGGTCACGTCGCGGCGGCTGACCGGCGCCTGGATGCGCCCCGGCTCGCCCGACGCCATCCGCGCGCCCACGTACAGCGCGCGGTCGTCGTACACGAAGCGGACCTCGGTGCGCTCGGTCGCCGGCGTCCCCTCCCTCGGCTCCTTCTGCCAGAAGCCGGTGAGCACCGGCGCCGCCGCCCACGCCCCGTCGTCCAGCCGCCCGTCCAGCGCGGGCGCGCGCCCGTCGATCCTCATCGCCGCCGCGCGCTTCGGCGCCGTCGCGGCGGCGGTGTCGGCGTGGGCGGGGGATGGCGTCTCCTGCGCGTCCGCCAGCGCCGGGGGGAGGAGCAGGGGGATGAAGAGCGCCAGGGAGATGGGGAGC
This window contains:
- a CDS encoding DUF5916 domain-containing protein, coding for MSRAALPISLALFIPLLLPPALADAQETPSPAHADTAAATAPKRAAAMRIDGRAPALDGRLDDGAWAAAPVLTGFWQKEPREGTPATERTEVRFVYDDRALYVGARMASGEPGRIQAPVSRRDVTDAAEFIAISLDTYHDRRTAYTFGVTAAGTRTDLYHPRDSDDGDTQFDPVWEARVARDSAGWTAEMRIPLSQLRFNPGDAQAWGLNVRRWMPQKEEDDYWIVVPKSVSAWASRFGELDGIAGVRPGRRVELSPYVATGASFSQGVDAADPFHSPREETVRAGADLKLGLGPNLTLDATVNPDFGQVEADPAEVNLSAFETFFSEKRPFFTEGSGLLSGGGAGYFYSRRIGAAPHGLADGDFVDRPSNSTILGAAKLTGRLPSGLSVGVLGAVTARERARTFDAETGEFGRVEVEPPTGYGVVRLQQELGKTGSTAGVILTGVHRGIGDGSPLAARLDRDALTGAADWDLRLGGGTYEVTGALGFSHVAGDSLAILRIQRSSARYLQRPDADYVTYDPSLTTLSGYTASLAAQKISGRHWLWTVAGDLRSAGFELNDAGSQSSADFRQVYGELRYRETTPRGPFRRWATYVTPVAQWNGGGVMTDGELWFDAEATLKNFWRTTFTAFRTFPVQSQTLTRGGPLAGAPGSWAMIGLLQNSAAARLQWRGRVYYGMNDQRAVTYRLSGRLSVRPAPRWQLSVEPNYLRYTSTRQYVATFDGGPAATFGRTYVFAAVDRSEFLADFRLTYLFTPDLSLELYAEPFASSGRYHDFGDLPAARAFALRPLDGDTTRVLRTGTSTEVRFDGQSRTVDDFNVRSFRSNAVLRWEWRPGSTLYLVWQQDRSGDRDRIAHVGPRSLLETLDAPGDNFLALKVTYWLPLR